In the Mus pahari chromosome 19, PAHARI_EIJ_v1.1, whole genome shotgun sequence genome, one interval contains:
- the Zdhhc2 gene encoding palmitoyltransferase ZDHHC2 isoform X3: MSGAIRYCDRCQLIKPDRCHHCSVCDKCILKMDHHCPWVNNCVGFSNYKFFLLFLAYSLLYCLFIAATDLQYFIRFWTNGLPDTQAKFHIMFLFFAAAMFSVSLSSLFGYHCWLVSKNKSTLEAFRNPVFRHGTDKNGFSLGFSKNMRQVFGDEKKYWLLPIFSSQGDGCSFPTCLVNQDPEQPSTPAGLNSTVKNPENHQFPAKPLRESQSHLLTDSQTWTESQANPGKGKAGMSNPALTMENET, translated from the exons ATGTCCGGCG CAATCCGATATTGTGACAGATGCCAACTTATAAAACCAGACCGCTGCCATCACTGTTCCGTCTGTGATAA atgtattttgAAGATGGATCATCATTGCCCGTG GGTGAACAATTGTGTTGgattttcaaattataaattcttcctccttttcttggCTTACTCCCTGCTGTACTGCCTTTTCATTGCTGCTACCGATTTACAGTATTTTATCAGATTTTGGACA AATGGTCTGCCTGATACGCAAGCCAAGTTccatattatgtttttattctttgctgCAGCTATGTTTTCTGTCAGCTTGTCTTCTCTGTTTGGTTATCATTGCTGGCTAGTCAGCAAAAATAAATCTACGTTAG AGGCATTCAGAAATCCAGTATTTAGACATGGGACAGATAAGAATGGATTCAGCTTGGGTTTCAGTAAAAACATGAGACAAGTTTTTGGTGATGAGAAGAAGTATTGGCTGTTACCAATATTTTCGAG cCAAGGCGATGGCTGTTCCTTTCCAACTTGCCTTGTTAACCAGGATCCTGAACAACCTTCCACTCCTGCGGGACTAAATTCAACAGTGAAAAA TCCTGAAAACCATCAGTTTCCTGCAAAGCCGCTGAGAGAGTCCCAGAGCCACCTCCTTACGGATTCTCAGACTTGGACAGAGAGCCAAGCAAACCCTGGGAAAGGCAAAGCCG gTATGAGCAACCCTGCATTAACTATGGAGAACGAGACTTAA